The Cellulomonas oligotrophica sequence CGGGTCGCTCGACCGAGTACCCGTACTCGAACCCGAGGGCCGCGTACTCCGACAGCGAGGAGTCGTAGACCCAGAACTTCGCCTGGTCGCCCGACAGGTACAGCAGCGGCGTCCACTCCGCACCCGTCTGCCGGTCGTGCAGGACGGCGTGCCGCTGGACGAAGGTGCCGCGACGCGAGTCCTGGCCCGCGAGGCGCACCGGCGTGCCCTCGACGAGCAGGGAGCCGAACGCGAGGATCTCGCCGTAGCCCCAGTCGATGCCGCCCTGACGGCTCATCTGCTCGCGCCGGGCCAGCAGCTGGGCGAGCTTGGGGTGCACGGTGAAGCCCTCGGGCGGCTGCACGTGCGCGCGGCCGATGCGCTCGAGCATCGACGCGGGCACCGCGGTCTGCCAGCCGACCATCATCCCGGCGTCCTCGAGCTGGGACTCCGGGCGCTCCAGGCCCGCGACGGCCTCGGACTCCGGCGGCGGCGGCGTCCAGCCGTCCTCGCGGGTCTCGGCGAACACGCGCTCGAGCTGCTGCTGGTAGTCGCGCAGCGCCTGCTCGGCCTCGTCGAGCGTGATGTCGCCGCGCGCCACGAGGGTCTCGGTGTACAGCTTGCGCACCGACCGCTTGGCCTCGATGAGGTTGTACATCATCGGCTGCGTCATCGAGGGGTCGTCCCCCTCGTTGTGGCCCCGGCGGCGGTAGCAGACCATGTCGATGATGACGTCGCGGTCGAACTGCTCGCGGTACTCGAACGCGAGCTCCGCGACCCGCACCACGGCCTCCGGGTCGTCCCCGTTGACGTGGAAGATCGGCACCTGCAGGCCCTTGGCCACGTCGGTCGCGTACTGCGACGAGCGCGACGACGACGGCCCGGTGGTGAAGCCGACCTGGTTGTTGACGATCAGGTGGATCGTGCCGCCCGTGCGGTAGCCGCGCAGCTGGGCGAGGTTCAGCGTCTCGAAGACCACGCCCTGCCCGGCGAACGCCGCGTCGCCGTGGATGAGGATCGGCAGCACCGAGAACCCGTCGCCGCCGAGGTCGATCCGGTCCTGCTTGGCGCGCACGATGCCCTCGAGCACCGGGTCGACGGCCTCGAGGTGCGAGGGGTTGGCCGCGAGGTACACCTGCGTGGTGGCGCCCGACTCGGCCGTGAAGACGCCCTCGGTGCCCAGGTGGTACTTCACGTCGCCCGAGCCCTGGACCGACTTCGGGTCCTGGTTGCCCTCGAACTCGCTGAAGATCTGCCCGTACGACTTGCCCGCGATGTTCGCCAGGACGTTGAGCCGACCACGGTGCGCCATGCCGATGCCGACCTCGTCGAGGCCGCCGTTCGCGGCGCGCGACAGGATCGCGTCCAGCAGCGGGATGAGCGACTCGCCGCCCTCGAGCGAGAACCGCTTCTGCCCGACGTACTTGGTCTGCAGGAAGGTCTCGAACGCCTCGGCGGCGTTGAGCCGGCGCAGGATCCGCAGCTGGTCCTCGCGGGGCATGCGTGCGTACCCGGCCTCGAGGCGCTCCTGCAGCCACCGGCGCTGGCGGGGGTCCTGCAGGTGCATGTACTCGGCGCCGATCGTGCGGCAGTACGAGTCGCGCAGCAGGCCCAGCACCTCGCGCAGCGTGGCCCGCGAGCGTCCGGTGAAGCCGCCCGTGGGGAACGCGCGGTCGAGGTCCCACAGCGTCAGGCCGTGGTTCTGGACGTCGAGGTCGGGGTGCTTGCGCTGGCGGTACGCGAGCGGGTCGGTGTCCGCCATGAGGTGACCGCGGGACCGGTACGCGTGGATGAGCTCGGCGATCCGCGCGGGCTTGATCGCCTCGACGTCGGGGTCGTGGCCCGCGTCGCGGACCCAGCGGACCGGCTCGTAGGGCACGCGCAGCGCGGCGAAGACGCGGTCGTAGAACCCGTCCTCGCCCAGCAGCTTGCGGCCGAGGATGCGCAGGAAGTCACCGGACTGGGCGCCCTGGATGATCCGGTGGTCGTAGGTCGACGTGATCGTCAGGACCTTCGACACGCCCATGCGGTTGAGCTGCTCGTCGGACGTCCCGGCGAACTCGGCGGGGTAGTCCATCGCGCCGACGCCGAGGATCGTGCCCTGGCCCTGCATGAGGCGCGGCACGGAGTGCACCGTGCCGATCGTGCCGGGGTTGGTCAGGGAGATCGTGGTGCCGGCGAAGTCGTCGACCGCGAGCTTGTTGTTGCGGGCGCGCCGCACGACGTCCTCGTAGGCGGTCCAGAACTGCGCGAAGTCGAGGGTCTCGGCCTTCTTGATCGACGGCACCAGCAGCTGGCGCGTGCCGTCGGGCTTGGCCAGGTCGATC is a genomic window containing:
- a CDS encoding multifunctional oxoglutarate decarboxylase/oxoglutarate dehydrogenase thiamine pyrophosphate-binding subunit/dihydrolipoyllysine-residue succinyltransferase subunit — encoded protein: MTQNAKSDLRADFGANEWLVDELYEQYTKDRNAVDPAWWDFFEGYKPGSGAAEAAPAEADRTPAAGGTGTAAPAAGTGAPTPSAPPTPVAQPPAPEPAATASPVATAQPATAPYAQAAATRQDDGTADAPVDEVQKLRGPAARVVTNMESSLEVPTATSVRAIPAKLMVDNRIVINNHLARGRGGKVSFTHLIGFALVEALREMPAMNAAYTLVDGKPGVLQPAHVNLGLAIDLAKPDGTRQLLVPSIKKAETLDFAQFWTAYEDVVRRARNNKLAVDDFAGTTISLTNPGTIGTVHSVPRLMQGQGTILGVGAMDYPAEFAGTSDEQLNRMGVSKVLTITSTYDHRIIQGAQSGDFLRILGRKLLGEDGFYDRVFAALRVPYEPVRWVRDAGHDPDVEAIKPARIAELIHAYRSRGHLMADTDPLAYRQRKHPDLDVQNHGLTLWDLDRAFPTGGFTGRSRATLREVLGLLRDSYCRTIGAEYMHLQDPRQRRWLQERLEAGYARMPREDQLRILRRLNAAEAFETFLQTKYVGQKRFSLEGGESLIPLLDAILSRAANGGLDEVGIGMAHRGRLNVLANIAGKSYGQIFSEFEGNQDPKSVQGSGDVKYHLGTEGVFTAESGATTQVYLAANPSHLEAVDPVLEGIVRAKQDRIDLGGDGFSVLPILIHGDAAFAGQGVVFETLNLAQLRGYRTGGTIHLIVNNQVGFTTGPSSSRSSQYATDVAKGLQVPIFHVNGDDPEAVVRVAELAFEYREQFDRDVIIDMVCYRRRGHNEGDDPSMTQPMMYNLIEAKRSVRKLYTETLVARGDITLDEAEQALRDYQQQLERVFAETREDGWTPPPPESEAVAGLERPESQLEDAGMMVGWQTAVPASMLERIGRAHVQPPEGFTVHPKLAQLLARREQMSRQGGIDWGYGEILAFGSLLVEGTPVRLAGQDSRRGTFVQRHAVLHDRQTGAEWTPLLYLSGDQAKFWVYDSSLSEYAALGFEYGYSVERPDALVLWEAQFGDFVNGAQTVIDEFISSAEQKWAQRSSVVLLLPHGYEGQGPDHSSARIERFLQLAAEDNMTVAQPSTPASHFHLLRRQAYDRPRRPLVVFTPKSMLRLKTATSAVEDFTTGTFRTVIGDDLASAKAEQVTRVLLCSGKVYWDLLAHRLQSGDQQTAIVRFEQLYPLQPEAIREALAPFDGAELVWVQDEPRNQGPWSYMSMHLPQLVERPLRVVSRHESASPAAGSAKKHAAEQKELVEAAFRR